ATCAAAGATGATGAGACAGAATCTACAGAAACATCTGTCCTGAAAAGTCACCTGATTAATGAAGTTCCTGTCCTAGCAAGTCCGGACTTGCTCTCTGAAGTTTCTGAGATGAAACAAGATTTGATCAAAATGACCGCCATCTTGACCACAGATGTGTCTGATAAGGCAGGTTCTATTAAAGTGAAGGAGCTGGTGAAGGCTGCTGAGGAAGAGCCAGGAGAGCCTTTTGAAATCGTTGAAAGAGTTAAAGAGGACTTAGAGAAAGTGAATGAAATCCTGAGAAGTGGAACCTGCACAAGAGATGAAAGCAGTGTGCAGAGCTCTCGGTCTGAGAGAGGATTAGTTGAAGAGGAATGGGTTATTGTCAGTGTTGAGGAAATAGAAGAGGCTAGGCAAAAAGCACCTTTAGAAATCACTGAATATCCATGTGTAGAAGTTAGAATAGATAAAGAGATCAAAGGAAAAGTAGAGAAAGACTCAACTGGGCTAGTGAACTACCTTACTGATGATCTGAATACTTATGTGCCTCTTCCCAAAGAGCAGCTACAGACAGTTCAAGATAAGGCAGGGAAGAAATGTGAGGctctggctgttggcaggagttctgaaaaggaagggaaagacatACCCCCAGGTGAGACACAGAGTACACAGAAACAGCACAAACCAAGCTTGGGAATAAAGAAGCCagtaagaaggaaattaaaagaaaagcagaaacaaaaagaggAAGGTTTACAAGCTAGTGCAGAGAAAGCTGAACTTAAAAAAGGTAGTTCAGAAGAGTCATTAGATGAAGACCCAGGTTTAGCCCCTGAACCCCTTCCCACTGTCAAGGCCACATCTCCTTTGATAGAAGAAACTCCCATTGGTTCCATAAAGGACAAAGTAAAGGCCCTTCAGAAGCGAGTGGAAGATGAACAGAAAGGTCGAAGCAAGTTGCCCATCAGAGTCAAAGGCAAGGAGGACGTGCCAAAAAAGACCACCCACAGGACACATCCAGCTGCGTCACCCTCTCTGAAGTCAGAGAGACATGCGCCAGGGTCTCCCTCCCCTAAAACAGAAAGACACTCTActctttcctcttctgcaaaaaCTGAAAGGCACCCTCCAGTATCACCATCAAGTAAAACTGAGAAACACTCACCTGTGTCACCCTCTGCAAAAACGGAAAGACATTCACCTGCGTCATCATCGAGTAAAACTGAGAAACACTCACCTGTATCACCCTCGACAAAAACTGAAAGGCACTCTCCTGTGTCatctacaaaaacagaaagacacCCACCTGTTTCGCCTTCAGGCAAAACAGACAAACGTCCACCTGTATCGCCCTCCGGGAGGACAGAAAAACACCCGCCAGTATCGCCTGGGAGAACAGAAAAACGCTTGCCTGTTTCACCCTCCGGAAGAACGGACAAGCACCAACCTGTATCAACAGCTGGGAAAACTGAGAAGCACCTGCCCGTGTCACCTTCTGGCAAAACAGAAAAGCAACCACCTGTATCCCCCACTTCAAAAACAGAGAGGATCGAGGAAACCATGTCTGTTCGGGAGCTGATGAAGGCTTTCCAGTCAGGTCAGGACCCTTCTAAACATAAAACTGGACTCTTTGAGCACAAATCAGCAAAACAAAAGCAGCCACAAGAGAAAGGTAAAGTTCgggtagaaaaagaaaaggggccGATACTAACCCAGAGAGAAGCTCAGAAAACAGAGAATCAGACAATCAAACGAGGCCAGAGACTCCCGGTAATGGGCACAGCAGAATCCAAAAGAGGAGTTCGTGTTTCCTCCATAGGAGTTAAGAAAGAAGATGCAgctggaggaaaggagaaagttcTCAGCCACAAAATACCTGAACCTATTCAGTCAGTGCCTGAAGAAGAAAGCCACAGAGAGAGCGAAGTCCCCAAAGAAAAGATGGCTGATGAGCAGGGAGACATGGATCTACAGATCAGCCCGGATAGGAAAACCTCCACTGACTTCTCTGAGGTCATTAAGCAAGAGTTGGAAGACAATGACAAATACCAACAATTCCGCCTGAGTGAGGAGACAGAAAAGGCACAGCTTCACTTAGACCAAGTACTCACTAGTCCTTTCAACACAACATTTCCACTCGACTACATGAAAGATGAGTTCCTTCCAGCTCTGTCTTTACCAAGCGGTGCTTTAGATGGCAGTTCTGAAAGCCTAAAGAATGTGGGGGTAGCCGGCTCTCCGTGTGGCAGCCTGATGGAGGGGACCCCTCAGATTAGTTCAGAAGAAAGCTATAAGCATGAAGGCCTAGCAGAGACCCCTGAGACGAGCCCAGAAAGCCTTTCTTTCTCACCAAAGAAAAGTGAGGAGCAAACTGGGGAAACAAAGGAAAGCACCAAGACAGAAACCACCACAGAAATTCATTCAGAAAAAGAGCATCCCACGACCAAAGACATTACTGGTGGCTCTGAAGAGCGAGGTGCCACAGTCACTGAAGACTCAGAGACCTCTACTGAGAGTTTTCAGAAAGAGGCCACTCTAGGCTCTCCCAAAGACACAAGCCCTAAAAGAGAAGATGATTGCACAGGCAGCTGTAGTGTAGCATTAGCTAAAGAGACACCTACAGGACTGACTGAGGAGGCAGCCTGTGATGAAGGTCAACGTACCTTTGGTAGTTCAGCCCACAAGACACAAACTGATAGTGAGGCTCAGGAATCTACAGCTACCTCAGACGAGACAAAGGCCTTGCCGCTGCCTGAGGCTTCTGTAAAGACAGATACAGGAACTGAATCAAAACCTCAGGGAGCCATTAGAAGTCCCCAAGGGTTAGAACTTGCACTTCCTAGCCGAGATAGCGAAGTCCTCAGCGCTGTGGCTGATGACTCATTAGCAGTGAGCCACAAAGACTCTCTGGAAGCCAGCCCTGTGCTAGAAGATAACTCTTCACACAAAACCCCTGATTCTCTGGAGCCAAGTCCTCTGAAAGAATCCCCTTGCCGTGACTCTCTGGAAAGCAGCCCTGTTGAAccaaagatgaaggctggaattTTTCCAAGTCACTTTCCTCTTCCTGCAGCTGTTGCCAAAACAGAACTCTTGACGGAAGTGGCCTCTGTGCGGTCCCGGCTACTCCGAGACCCTGATGGCAGTGCTGAGGATGACAGTCTTGAGCAGACATCGCTCATGGAGAGCTCAGGGAAGAGCCCCCTTTCTCCTGACACCCCCAGCTCTGAAGAAGTCAGCTATGAGGTTACACCCAAAACCACAGATGTAAGTACACCAAAACCAGCTGTGATTCATGAATGTGCAGAGGAGGATGATTCAGAAAACGGGGAGAAAAAGAGGTTCACACCTGAAGAGGAGATGTTTAAAATGGTAACCAAAATCAAAATGTTTGATGAACTTGAACAAGAAGCAAAGCAGAAAAGGGACTACAAAAAAGAACCCAAACAAGAAGAATCTTCTTCATCTTCTGACCCAGATGCTGACTGTTCAGTAGATGTGGATGAACCAAAACATACAGGCAGTGGGGAGGATGAAGGTGGTGTCCCTGTGTTAGTAACTTCGGAGAGCAGGGAGGTGTCTTCCTCCTCAGAAAGTGAACCTGAGTTGGCACAGCTTAAAAAAGGTGCTGACTCAGGCCTTTTACCAGAACCAGTGATTCAAGTACAACCTCCTTCTCCACTTCCATCAAGCATGGACTCCAATTCCAGTCCAGAAGAAGTACAATTCCAGCCTGTCGTTTCCAAACAATATACTTTCAAGATGAATGAAGATACTCAGGAAGAGCCAGGTaaatcagaagaagaaaaagattctGAATCCCATTTAGCTGAAGACAGTCATGCTGTTTCCACTGAGGCTGAAGACAGGTCTTATGATAAGCTAAACAGAGACACTGATCAGCCAAAAATCTGTGATGGCCATGGATGTGAGGCCATGAGTCCTAGCAGCTCAGCCGCTCCTGTCTCTTCAGGTCTACAGAGTCCGACTGGTGATGATGTTGATGAACAGCCAGTCATCTATAAAGAATCATTAGCTCTCCAAGGCACTCATGAAAAAGACACAGAAGGAGAAGAGCTTGATGTTTCTAGAGCAGAATCTCCACAAGCAGATTGCCCCAGTGAAAGCTTTTCATCTTCATCCTCTTTGCCTCATTGTTCGGTATCTGAAGGAAAAGAATTAGATGAAGACATATCTGCCACATCTTCTATTCAAAAAACAGAGGTCACAAAAACTGATGAAACATTTGAGACCTTACCAAAGGACTGCCCCTCTCAAGACTCATCCATTACTACTCAAACAGATAGATTTTCCATGGATGTTCCCGTGTCTGACCTAGCTGAGACTGATGAAATCTATGATCCACAAATCACTAGCCCTTATGAAAATGTCCCTTCCCAATCTTTTTTCTCTAGTGAAGAAAGCAAAACCCAAACAGATGCAAATCACACCACAAGTTTTCACTCTTCTGAAGTGTATTCTGTTACCATCACATCCCCTGTTGAAGATGTTGTAGTGGCAAGCTCCTCTAGTGGAACTGTTTTAAGCAAAGAATCTAATTTTGAGGGCCAGGACATAAAAATGGAATCCCAACAGGAAAGTACCTTGTGGGAAATGCAATCAGACAGTGTCTCTTCATCTTTCGAGCCTACTATGTCCGCTACAACAGCAGTTGTTGGTGAACAAATAAGCAAAGTCATCATCACAAAAACTGATGTGGATTCTGATTCTTGGAGTGAAATTCGGGAAGACGATGAAGCCTTTGAGGCTCGTGTGAAAGAGGAAGAACAAAAGATATTTGGTTTGATGGTAGACAGACAATCACAGGGTACCACCCCTGACACCACTCCTGCTAGGACCCCAACTGAAGAGGGGACCCCAACAAGTGAGCAAAACCCATTTCTGTTTCAGGaaggaaaattgtttgaaatgACCCGAAGTGGTGCCATTGATATGACCAAAAGGTCCTATGCAGATGAAAGTTTTCACTTTTTCCAAATTGGTCAAGAATCCAGGGAAGAGACTCTCTCTGAAGATGTGAAAGAAGGGGCTACTGGGGCTGAGCCCCTACCGCTGGAGACATCGGCTGAATCACTAGCACTTTCAGAATCAAAAGAAACAGTGGATGATAAGGCAGACTTACTTCCAGATGACCTCAGTGAGGAAGTAGAGGAAATACCTGCTTCGGATGCTCAACTTAACTCCCAAATGGGGATTTCAGCCTCCACTGAAACACCTACAAAAGAGGCTGTTAGTGTAGGGACCAAGGACCTCCCCACCGTGCAAACGGGTGATATACCTCCTCTGTCTGGTGTAAAGCAGATATCCTGCCCTGACTCTTCTGAACCAGCTGTACAAGTCCAGTTAGATTTTTCCACACTCACCAGGTCTGTTTATTCAGATAGGGGTGATGATTCTCCTGATTCTTCCCCAGAAGAACAGAAATCAGTAATCGAAATTCCTACTGCACCCATGGAGAATGTGCCTTCTACTGAAAGCAAATCCAAAATTCCTGTAAGGACTATGCCCACTTCCACCCCAGCACCTCCATCTGCAGAGTATGAGAGTTCACTTTCTGAAGATTTTCTATCCAGTgtagatgaggaaaataaggaGGATGAAGCAAAACCAAAGTCCAAACTCCCTGTCAAAGTACCCCTCCAAAGAGTTGAACAGCAGCTCTCAGATCTAGACACCTCTGTCCAGAAGACAGTGGCTCCTCAGGGACAGGACATGACAAGCATCGCACCAGATAATAGAAGCAAATCTGAATCTGATGCTAGTTCTTTGGACTCAAAGACCAAATGCCCAGTAAAAACCCGAAGTTACactgagacagaaacagagagcagAGAGAGGGCCGAGGAACTTGAGTTAGAATCAGAAGAAGGGGCCACAAGACCAAAGATACTTACATCCCGATTGCCAGTTAAGAGCAGAAGCACTACATCTTCCTGCAGGGGGGGCACGAGCCCCACAAAAGAAAGTAAGGAGCATTTCTTTGACCTTTACAGAAATTCCATAGAATTCTTTGAGGAGATTAGTGATGAGGCTTCCAAGTTAGTGGATAGGCTGACACAGTCAGAGAGGGAGCAGGAAATAGTTTCAGACGATGAAAGTAGTAGTGCCCTGGAAGTATCAGTAATTGAAAATCTGCCACCTGTTGAGACCGAGCACTCAGTTCCTGAGGACATCTTTGACACAAGGCCCATTTGGGATGAGTCTATTGAGACTCTGATTGAACGCATCCCTGATGAAAATGGCCATGACCATGCTGAAGGTATTTGCCAGCCACCGGGATTCCCTGTGCTACGCATGTCATAAAATTGATAtagtttttttgtatgtttgttttatttgatgATTTGTGTCTCATTTTCTTTAAGCTTTCTGTAGTGGCTAATGTGTTTGTGTAAGCCCTTTGTGTTTTGTGCTTTCTCTGTATACTCTTGTCTAAGAAAACAATCTCAAGATTGAGTAATGAGAATGCTTATGGAAAACATAAACATAATAACCGGGCAACAGTGATCTTGCCTTTCTTTAGCCTCTGCACGTAATAAGGCCATGCGAGCTTTGAGTTTTGTTGTTCTGAAGTCCCAAGCTTAGACTCAAATTAAGCACTTTTGCAcataaatatattgtattttgtttCATAGTATGAAGACATTGCTTTTCTTCTTACCTttgcatactttaaaataatttgtacttACAATTTTGTAATCATTAGGAAGCCATTTGCTTGAGAAGATTTCACATAACATGAAATTCTAATTGTTGTGGATCTGTTTTTGATTCAGAAAGGTTGGATTTCAGATACCATTGGTAAATACTTTAAGCAAACAAACCTAAGGTAAAAATATGCTTTTCATTTATGTGGTAGATGAATGGAGAATGTACTCTCATTAGATGCAGCAGACAACAAAAACTCAAACTTTGCACAGTTTAAGTTGACTGTGAGGGGATGATGGCTCTTTGACttataaaaaaggaaaccatAGATGGCTTTGAAAAGTAGCCTGTGTTCTTCCAATATCTCTACAATGAAGACTGTCATTCTTAAATTGAGGTTATACAAACTTTCCTATACCATGGTCTAAAATGCTGCCTATCAATCAGTGGGAGTTAAACATGAATGGGAAAATTATAGTTTATAGGAGTGAGTAGTATATAAGCTTAATAGCAAGAAGGCAGAAACTTTGCCCAAAAGACATATATGCATACAGATacaatatacacataaaaatgcaTATGCTTTTATCCTCGTTTCTCCAGGGTCACCAGGACCAAATGTTGTTTCTGGCCACACTAATCAGGATGGCCTGATCAGCTCATGATCAACATCTCTTGTGAATCTCTGATGTGATTCCTTTCAGACATGACCTGGAAATGATCTATCCCTCCACAAGCAATAATAGGAGGTCCTAGCCAATTGCTCTACTTCTGCATCCCATTTATGATTTCTCTGGTGTTTCATGAACAAGATGGTGGTCTTCTTGGTGGGCAGTATTCTCTCCAATAATTTAAAAGTCATAAGATTACTAGAAATCAGCAACTTATATAATTATGTCTAGTAACTAGTCTTGATTAAAGAGATATGGAAGCAGATGGTTTTCATGATTCATATTAGATCTATTCCCCATTCCACCCCAGAAATCAGACACACAATATGATCTGAAATGTAGTATCTAGTTTGTGCTTTCACATATTTGGAGAAGTGACTTCCTTTCTTTGAATGAATCAGTACTGTGGTTCCTCTCCTGTCATAGACAACCTTTGGCCATTCTGTTTTTGACCTTCTCCAGATCCACAGGATGAGCAGGAACGGATCGAGGAAAGGCTGGCTTATATTGCTGATCACCTTGGCTTCAGCTGGACAGGTAAAAAGAATGTGACCCAGGTTTTCAACAAAACCTGACATAGATGCATCAGTCAGGTGTCATTCACAGCATAAAAGGTACCCCCCACTTTCTTGAGAAAGAATACATGAAAAGAAGAATAAACTAAGAACTAGAAAACCTGGGCTCTGCATCAGCTAATGGTATAGCCCAGGGCAGGCCTTTTATCGTCTCTGAAATTTAGAATAATAGAACTTTCTATTTGAAGATTTAGAGAATATACCAACCTTCAGGAACCTCCATTGGCAGTTGTGGATATCTAAATTTGGGGGAGATTATTatgtttcaaaatcatttttagatgtaatttttatcaaatttaatGTGAGATTTAACCAGGGCTCCTTCTTTTAGATACCTTATGTCAAAAATCTTCATAGTAAACAACACTAAAAATTGCTTTGGGTAAGTGTTAAAACACACATGAATGAGATATTTCACTAATATTTTTGAGAGATGAGAGTGTTTAAGTATAgaaattttatgttaataatttattaaggaaaagtGAATTCTAAAATCACTATACTTTATTTACGCATTATGATTTgtatgtttcaaaaactatacATTTTCATCTACTTGTGACTTAACCTATTAAAGCAAGATTCtcagtctggctttttttttttttaatatcacttGTGACTACTTCAAAGAGACAAACAttgtaaaataatattcttttcctttccatttcttagaTTTGGTGATGAATAGGAGCCCATAATACTCATAAAGATAACTACTAATTTAGAGTACATGACTGGAAACAGGAGAAGTGGCCACTTTCtcacttttaataattttaaagtaattcttaCATACTGATCAGACTTAACTAATTCGGGGTTTTAAGGGAGAGAATGATACCAAACTATCCATGATTGACTTACTAGATAACattcagaattatttattttggtttttaaatatgtttgtatcCATATCTACATAGTAAAtgcaatatgtatatatttggtaaaaattCAAATCCTACCACCATATAGAATGAAAAGTGAATATGACTCTCACACCTACTTCTGTCTTCTAGCCATGTGCCTCAGAAGTAACTGCTAATATTTTCTCatgcttttagaaaaaatatacagTGCCTATATTTATGCCTGttatttaaaagtaagaaaagttttactgaataatattcctcatAAGTAGTCCATTAACATATACACgtgtatttcattcttttaagtGGGTATTTAATTCCACTATATGGAGGTTCCATAATTTTATCAATGGCCTTTGTTGATGGGCTTTAGGTCGTTTCCCAGTAACGGCAGTAAATATTCTTGTGCATTGGTATATTTTTGTGAGTTTATCTATAGGGCATATtcttagaagtagaattgctggggaaaagatatgtatatttttaattttgaaagatattGTCAAATTGCCTTCAAAAGAGGTCACCCTAtttacccacacacacatacacacaccccataaTGTATAAGCATCCATAtgtaatagttttttgtttgttattttgtttttgttttgttttgttttatagagacaggatcatgctctgctgcctaggccagagtgtagtggcacaatcatagctcactgtaacctcaaactccctggctcaagtgatcctcctgccccagccttctgagtagctaggacctcAGGCaaacactaccacacccagctaattttttaaaattattttttgtggaaatgatgtttttctatgttgctcaggctagtcttgagcttctggcctcaagcaatccctaccacctcagcctcctaaagttctaggattacaggcatgagctactgggcCCACCCAATCCATATGGAAGGTTAATAGAATTCAAAGGAAAACTTTGTGTCTTCTTCCCTGGATCAATTAATGCTTCCTCGACCTCTTATTCAGTTGACATCAAATCAAAGAAAGGCATTTATCCAACCACCATAATATAGCTACAACTAGTATTTATCAAAGTATCCAGAAACAGGATTTATAATACTCAAAACATCACCTATGTTAATTAAAGGGAGAAAcgtttttttctcttgttatcagtcatttattttccattatcTTGCTTAAAAATATAAGCAAGTATTAATGATCTCATTTGCATTTTGGAATCAGATGGGCCTGAGTTATACATATCTTATCATCGCTGCCTCACACTTACTATTTTCACTATGCAGTGATcaattctatacccagttttaGGGAAAAAATCCATAATTAGTACTAGAAGAACAAAGGCATATAAGAGTTACTtctaatatgtagaaattaaGGAACCCAAATACTCACCACAATATAAAGAACACATCATTTacaaaatcacaaagcaaaatgtaGAGACTGAAACCTTGAAGTTAATGAGTTTACAAAGTAGTATTTTATCTTCTAGAATTAGCAAGAGAACTGGATTTCACTGAGGAGCAAATTCATCAAATTCGAATTGAAAATCCCAACTCTCTTCAAGACCAGAGTCATGCACTGTTGAAGTACTGGCTAGAGAGGGATGGGAAACATGCTACAGGTAAGTGGGGAACTATATGTATATTGGGCTAAAGTTGGACATGTCTTGCTCAACAACTGCATCTTGCAAATTCAGTAAAATAGCAAAGAAGCAAATGCCATTAATCTGCAGTACAGCGGGTCCTTGAGTAATATCATTTTGTTCAGTGTCATTTCCttataacattgatgagaaaaaagaatcaattcCCAGCAAGGCCACTGTctgtgtatagtttgtgtatcCTCCCCATGTCTGTGTAGCTTTTCCCCCAGTACtccagtttcctcccacatcccagagATGTGCACATCAGTTTCACTGGTGTTTCTACAGTATCCCATtctgagtgagtgtgggtgtgtgtgagtgcccCCTGCAATGGGATGGCATTATCTCCCAGCTTGGTTCCCATGCAAAGTGCTCTGAGCTGCTGGGTTAAGTTCCAGCCACTTGAGACCCTGAACTGAATAAGGGGATTgggaaaagaatgaatgaattgatacAAATTGTTGTCAAATGAA
This genomic interval from Gorilla gorilla gorilla isolate KB3781 chromosome 3, NHGRI_mGorGor1-v2.1_pri, whole genome shotgun sequence contains the following:
- the ANK2 gene encoding ankyrin-2 isoform X3, which produces MMNEDAAQKSDSGEKFNGSSQRRKRPKKVTCPQMKPEAANIEKSDSNASFLRAARAGNLDKVVEYLKGGIDINTCNQNGLNALHLAAKEGHVGLVQELLGRGSSVDSATKKGNTALHIASLAGQAEVVKVLVKEGANINAQSQNGFTPLYMAAQENHIDVVKYLLENGANQSTATEDGFTPLAVALQQGHNQAVAILLENDTKGKVRLPALHIAARKDDTKSAALLLQNDHNADVQSKMMVNRTTESGFTPLHIAAHYGNVNVATLLLNRGAAVDFTARNGITPLHVASKRGNTNMVKLLLDRGGQIDAKTRDGLTPLHCAARSGHDQVVELLLERGAPLLARTKNGLSPLHMAAQGDHVECVKHLLQHKAPVDDVTLDYLTALHVAAHCGHYRVTKLLLDKRANPNARALNGFTPLHIACKKNRIKVMELLVKYGASIQAITESGLTPIHVAAFMGHLNIVLLLLQNGASPDVTNIRGETALHMAARAGQVEVVRCLLRNGALVDARAREEQTPLHIASRLGKTEIVQLLLQHMAHPDAATTNGYTPLHISAREGQVDVASVLLEAGAAHSLATKKGFTPLHVAAKYGSLDVAKLLLQRRAAADSAGKNGLTPLHVAAHYDNQKVALLLLEKGASPHATAKNGYTPLHIAAKKNQMQIASTLLNYGAETNIVTKQGVTPLHLASQEGHTDMVTLLLDKGANIHMSTKSGLTSLHLAAQEDKVNVADILTKHGADQDAHTKLGYTPLIVACHYGNVKMVNFLLKQGANVNAKTKNGYTPLHQAAQQGHTHIINVLLQHGAKPNATTANGNTALAIAKRLGYISVVDTLKVVTEEVTTTTTTITEKHKLNVPETMTEVLDVSDEEGDDTMTGDGGEYLRPEDLKELGDDSLPSSQFLDGMNYLRYSLEGGRSDSLRSFSSDRSHTLSHASYLRDSAVMDDSVVIPSHQVSTLAKEAERNSYRLSWGTENLDNVALSSSPIHSGRASPCLERDNSSFLVSFMVDARGGAMRGCRHNGLRIIIPPRKCTAPTRVTCRLVKRHRLATMPPMVEGEGLASRLIEVGPSGAQFLGKLHLPTAPPPLNEGESLVSRILQLGPPGTKFLGPVIVEIPHFAALRGKERELVVLRSENGDSWKEHFCDYTEDELNEILNGMDEVLDSPEDLEKKRICRIITRDFPQYFAVVSRIKQDSNLIGPEGGVLSSTVVPQVQAVFPEGALTKRIRVGLQAQPMHSELVKKILGNKATFSPIVTLEPRRRKFHKPITMTIPVPKASSDVMLNGFGGDAPTLRLLCSITGGTTPAQWEDITGTTPLTFVNECVSFTTNVSARFWLIDCRQIQESVTFASQVYREIICVPYMAKFVVFAKSHDPIEARLRCFCMTDDKVDKTLEQQENFAEVARSRDVEVLEGKPIYVDCFGNLVPLTKSGQHHIFSFFAFKENRLPLFVKVRDTTQEPCGRLSFMKEPKSTRGLVHQAICNLNITLPIYTKESESDQEQEEEIDMTSEKNDETESTETSVLKSHLINEVPVLASPDLLSEVSEMKQDLIKMTAILTTDVSDKAGSIKVKELVKAAEEEPGEPFEIVERVKEDLEKVNEILRSGTCTRDESSVQSSRSERGLVEEEWVIVSVEEIEEARQKAPLEITEYPCVEVRIDKEIKGKVEKDSTGLVNYLTDDLNTYVPLPKEQLQTVQDKAGKKCEALAVGRSSEKEGKDIPPGETQSTQKQHKPSLGIKKPVRRKLKEKQKQKEEGLQASAEKAELKKGSSEESLDEDPGLAPEPLPTVKATSPLIEETPIGSIKDKVKALQKRVEDEQKGRSKLPIRVKGKEDVPKKTTHRTHPAASPSLKSERHAPGSPSPKTERHSTLSSSAKTERHPPVSPSSKTEKHSPVSPSAKTERHSPASSSSKTEKHSPVSPSTKTERHSPVSSTKTERHPPVSPSGKTDKRPPVSPSGRTEKHPPVSPGRTEKRLPVSPSGRTDKHQPVSTAGKTEKHLPVSPSGKTEKQPPVSPTSKTERIEETMSVRELMKAFQSGQDPSKHKTGLFEHKSAKQKQPQEKGKVRVEKEKGPILTQREAQKTENQTIKRGQRLPVMGTAESKRGVRVSSIGVKKEDAAGGKEKVLSHKIPEPIQSVPEEESHRESEVPKEKMADEQGDMDLQISPDRKTSTDFSEVIKQELEDNDKYQQFRLSEETEKAQLHLDQVLTSPFNTTFPLDYMKDEFLPALSLPSGALDGSSESLKNVGVAGSPCGSLMEGTPQISSEESYKHEGLAETPETSPESLSFSPKKSEEQTGETKESTKTETTTEIHSEKEHPTTKDITGGSEERGATVTEDSETSTESFQKEATLGSPKDTSPKREDDCTGSCSVALAKETPTGLTEEAACDEGQRTFGSSAHKTQTDSEAQESTATSDETKALPLPEASVKTDTGTESKPQGAIRSPQGLELALPSRDSEVLSAVADDSLAVSHKDSLEASPVLEDNSSHKTPDSLEPSPLKESPCRDSLESSPVEPKMKAGIFPSHFPLPAAVAKTELLTEVASVRSRLLRDPDGSAEDDSLEQTSLMESSGKSPLSPDTPSSEEVSYEVTPKTTDVSTPKPAVIHECAEEDDSENGEKKRFTPEEEMFKMVTKIKMFDELEQEAKQKRDYKKEPKQEESSSSSDPDADCSVDVDEPKHTGSGEDEGGVPVLVTSESREVSSSSESEPELAQLKKGADSGLLPEPVIQVQPPSPLPSSMDSNSSPEEVQFQPVVSKQYTFKMNEDTQEEPGKSEEEKDSESHLAEDSHAVSTEAEDRSYDKLNRDTDQPKICDGHGCEAMSPSSSAAPVSSGLQSPTGDDVDEQPVIYKESLALQGTHEKDTEGEELDVSRAESPQADCPSESFSSSSSLPHCSVSEGKELDEDISATSSIQKTEVTKTDETFETLPKDCPSQDSSITTQTDRFSMDVPVSDLAETDEIYDPQITSPYENVPSQSFFSSEESKTQTDANHTTSFHSSEVYSVTITSPVEDVVVASSSSGTVLSKESNFEGQDIKMESQQESTLWEMQSDSVSSSFEPTMSATTAVVGEQISKVIITKTDVDSDSWSEIREDDEAFEARVKEEEQKIFGLMVDRQSQGTTPDTTPARTPTEEGTPTSEQNPFLFQEGKLFEMTRSGAIDMTKRSYADESFHFFQIGQESREETLSEDVKEGATGAEPLPLETSAESLALSESKETVDDKADLLPDDLSEEVEEIPASDAQLNSQMGISASTETPTKEAVSVGTKDLPTVQTGDIPPLSGVKQISCPDSSEPAVQVQLDFSTLTRSVYSDRGDDSPDSSPEEQKSVIEIPTAPMENVPSTESKSKIPVRTMPTSTPAPPSAEYESSLSEDFLSSVDEENKEDEAKPKSKLPVKVPLQRVEQQLSDLDTSVQKTVAPQGQDMTSIAPDNRSKSESDASSLDSKTKCPVKTRSYTETETESRERAEELELESEEGATRPKILTSRLPVKSRSTTSSCRGGTSPTKESKEHFFDLYRNSIEFFEEISDEASKLVDRLTQSEREQEIVSDDESSSALEVSVIENLPPVETEHSVPEDIFDTRPIWDESIETLIERIPDENGHDHAEDPQDEQERIEERLAYIADHLGFSWTELARELDFTEEQIHQIRIENPNSLQDQSHALLKYWLERDGKHATDTNLVECLTKINRMDIVHLMETNTEPLQERISHSYAEIEQTITLDHSEGFSVLQEELCTAQHKQKEEQAVSKESETCDHPPIVSEEDISVGYSTFQDGVPKTEGDSSATALFPQTHKDEVQQDFSGKMQDLPEESSLEYQQEYFVTTPGTEASETQKAMIVPSSPSKTPEEVSTPAEEEKLYLQTPTSSERGGSPIIQEPEEPSEHREESSPRKTSLVIVESADNQPETCERLDEDAAFEKELTEELGELEASSDEEAMVTTRVVRRRVIIQGDDMPEIPPETVTEEEYIDEHGHTVVKKVTRKIIRRYVSSEGAEKEEIMVQGMPQEPVNIEEGDGYSKVIKRVVLKSDTEQSEVTLCEPSVLSSTSQFQAEPVEGRRVSKVVKTTVVRGERMEKHLGDSSLATDLPSAKDDFEEDNNE